Proteins found in one Paucidesulfovibrio longus DSM 6739 genomic segment:
- a CDS encoding TolC family protein, which yields MQIRKLLSSIAVLLLFSSVALAQEPAQETAPEAPVGVGKVFDMKACVERGLAANPAILAARAQLSGAEYETYSTFTDMLPSSTVNYGYTHSDRESSTTSSGRRDVWGLHLNVTQPLFPGVSLLNAFQKGMLEEEQADAQLQNAELTLIGEIQTTFLGLLKGRMNVKSAEDSLERLKSQLQVTTAYYEVGLKPRLDVLQAETDLATAEQELLTARNAVDTQTAKLNTLLNLPLEADVEYVGQLDERTFDLDLKQALAKAYANRPDIRIGEKSVAIARKDFNITASDLLPSVNADLDYYKKGNGADLSNDSAQWSRSAQEYWTAGVSMSYSLGALGSTQVLDTLKADQNVSQIMAELEKTKLDAGYEVKEALLNIANARDRIVVAHKSVAAATEAYRMALARYQAQVGTNTDVLDAQANVSSSEAELIQALADYQSSLSTLYIAMGEKNPGLETE from the coding sequence ATGCAGATAAGGAAGTTGTTGTCCAGCATAGCGGTGTTGCTTCTTTTCAGCAGCGTCGCCCTTGCTCAGGAGCCCGCCCAGGAAACCGCACCGGAGGCTCCTGTCGGCGTAGGCAAGGTCTTTGACATGAAAGCCTGCGTGGAGCGCGGCCTGGCTGCGAACCCGGCCATTCTGGCGGCCCGTGCCCAGCTTTCCGGAGCGGAATACGAAACGTATTCGACCTTCACGGACATGCTGCCTTCCTCCACCGTGAATTACGGCTATACCCACTCGGACCGGGAGTCTTCCACGACCTCTTCGGGGCGGCGCGATGTCTGGGGCCTGCACCTCAACGTCACCCAGCCGTTGTTTCCCGGCGTGTCCCTGCTGAACGCCTTCCAGAAGGGCATGCTTGAAGAGGAACAGGCCGATGCGCAGCTTCAGAACGCGGAACTGACGCTCATCGGAGAGATTCAGACCACGTTCCTGGGGCTGCTCAAGGGACGCATGAACGTCAAGAGCGCCGAGGACTCGCTGGAACGCCTCAAGTCCCAGTTGCAGGTCACCACCGCGTATTACGAGGTGGGGCTCAAGCCCCGGCTCGACGTGCTCCAGGCGGAGACCGACCTGGCCACGGCCGAGCAGGAGCTGCTGACCGCGCGCAACGCCGTGGACACCCAGACGGCAAAGCTGAACACGCTCCTGAACCTGCCCCTGGAGGCCGACGTGGAATACGTCGGCCAGCTGGACGAGCGGACCTTCGACCTCGACCTCAAGCAGGCGCTGGCCAAGGCCTACGCCAACCGTCCGGACATCCGCATCGGCGAGAAGAGCGTTGCCATCGCCCGCAAGGACTTCAACATCACGGCCAGCGATCTGCTGCCCTCGGTCAACGCGGATTTGGACTACTACAAGAAGGGCAACGGCGCGGACCTTTCCAACGACAGCGCGCAATGGTCCCGCTCGGCCCAGGAATACTGGACCGCCGGCGTGAGCATGAGCTACTCGCTGGGCGCGCTCGGTTCGACCCAGGTGCTCGACACCCTCAAGGCGGACCAAAATGTTTCCCAGATCATGGCCGAGCTGGAAAAGACCAAGCTCGACGCCGGGTATGAGGTCAAGGAAGCGCTGCTGAACATCGCCAACGCCCGGGACCGCATCGTGGTCGCCCATAAGTCCGTGGCCGCGGCCACGGAAGCGTACCGCATGGCCCTGGCGCGCTACCAGGCCCAGGTCGGCACCAACACCGACGTGCTCGACGCCCAGGCCAACGTGTCCTCCAGCGAGGCCGAACTGATTCAGGCTTTGGCCGACTACCAAAGCTCGCTGTCCACTCTCTACATCGCCATGGGCGAGAAGAACCCCGGACTGGAGACCGAGTAA
- a CDS encoding dual CXXC motif small (seleno)protein, translated as MSFDRLKGEAPAGEPKTCDKCGGDLYAARRCPWVVMRCRSCGATLELREIADQIDDPFEEDLGWVPMDRL; from the coding sequence ATGTCGTTCGATCGGCTCAAGGGAGAGGCGCCTGCGGGCGAGCCCAAGACCTGCGACAAGTGCGGCGGGGATCTTTACGCCGCGCGTCGATGTCCCTGGGTGGTCATGCGCTGTCGGTCCTGCGGGGCCACGCTGGAGCTGCGCGAGATCGCCGATCAGATCGACGATCCCTTTGAAGAGGATTTGGGCTGGGTGCCCATGGACCGGCTCTGA